The Elusimicrobiaceae bacterium genome has a window encoding:
- a CDS encoding nucleotidyltransferase domain-containing protein yields the protein MFQVDVYIEGLLSLLKKHFGQRLLYVGLQGSYLRGEASPASDIDVMVIVDGLSVDDLAQYKTIIHSLEYADKSCGFICARQDLSRWNPLEISHVLHSTKDYYGTLKDWIPAYTKEDVRNFVKISLNNLYHEICHRFIHADRKTNIDSLPFAYKGVFFILQNIYHLQHGEFIATKMELLKRLDGQNHAVLTRAIEIQQATSYDFDDSFELLFAWCQSTLQTI from the coding sequence ATGTTTCAGGTGGATGTTTATATTGAAGGACTGCTCTCTTTGCTAAAAAAACATTTTGGACAAAGGCTTTTATACGTAGGTTTGCAGGGAAGTTATTTGCGTGGGGAAGCCTCCCCTGCAAGTGATATAGATGTGATGGTAATAGTAGACGGTTTAAGTGTGGATGACTTGGCACAGTACAAAACCATCATTCATTCTTTAGAATATGCAGACAAATCTTGTGGTTTTATCTGTGCTCGTCAAGACCTTTCCCGTTGGAATCCTTTAGAAATATCTCATGTTTTGCACAGCACCAAAGATTATTATGGTACGTTAAAAGATTGGATACCTGCCTATACAAAAGAAGACGTACGAAATTTTGTAAAGATTAGTCTGAATAACTTGTATCACGAAATTTGCCATCGCTTTATTCATGCCGACCGAAAAACCAACATAGATTCTTTGCCTTTTGCCTATAAAGGGGTGTTCTTTATTCTTCAAAATATCTACCATCTACAGCATGGAGAATTTATCGCTACCAAGATGGAACTTTTGAAAAGATTAGATGGCCAAAATCATGCTGTTTTGACCCGCGCTATAGAAATACAACAAGCAACGTCTTATGATTTTGACGACAGCTTTGAACTTTTGTTTGCGTGGTGTCAGTCAACCTTGCAAACGATTTAA
- a CDS encoding class I SAM-dependent methyltransferase encodes MTDGTSTDWKESSLAHWYNQNMRGDIGGYAALFRFHAKDRVLDLGCGDGTLLSIAAEQGAAVTGVDISDTQLSLTQKALSGKENVLLIKKTLQEIDFPENCFTKISIRKAIHHLTNDEKGKLIDKMHHWLAPGGIVIIEDMIFSFALHRVEENLPLIEKDASLYYGEKWPSFKKAFFTTVYQELPCDLAQMTHHLLFTGFHIKQIIQPVCFTSTIIAEK; translated from the coding sequence ATGACGGACGGAACCAGCACCGATTGGAAAGAGTCTTCTTTGGCTCATTGGTATAATCAAAACATGCGCGGAGACATTGGCGGATATGCTGCCCTGTTTCGGTTTCACGCAAAAGACCGCGTTTTGGATTTAGGCTGTGGAGATGGCACTTTGTTGTCTATTGCCGCCGAGCAAGGGGCAGCCGTCACAGGTGTAGATATTTCCGATACACAATTATCCCTTACCCAAAAAGCCTTGTCCGGAAAAGAAAACGTCCTATTGATTAAAAAAACGCTACAGGAAATTGATTTCCCGGAAAACTGTTTTACCAAAATTTCCATTCGTAAGGCTATTCATCATTTAACCAATGACGAAAAAGGCAAATTGATTGACAAGATGCATCACTGGCTAGCACCCGGCGGAATAGTTATTATTGAAGATATGATTTTTTCTTTTGCTTTACATCGGGTGGAAGAAAATTTGCCTCTTATCGAAAAAGATGCCTCTTTGTACTACGGCGAAAAATGGCCTTCCTTTAAAAAAGCGTTCTTTACCACCGTGTACCAAGAACTTCCTTGTGATTTGGCACAAATGACACATCACTTGTTATTTACGGGATTTCATATAAAACAAATTATCCAACCCGTCTGTTTTACATCAACCATTATTGCTGAAAAATAA
- a CDS encoding MFS transporter → MKKFLTQSKGWALVIATFVVVFSFSTVDHAISPLVEWLSFFFHTGAERTLWLISSCTAGIVLGLFLGPQLLKTFRISQVLWASLLMMVGGIWAFVSIPFFPVSLLIRLVFGLGAGLFSTVLWWLTYEAIDKRFYLPMIIVLTAARPMAVAAGVPLVLYSSTLLNWRVSFAITGVLIALFCTAFIFTAPPDNKEKSKFTLMALFKTYQTAWKTPHLKDFFTAMLINRLCYFGFYSMLGLWFIGHYQLSTPQLARPLMAIGLCETIINFVVPVLMKIGQKKLFYLSLLFNIVFFGLFAWGALPLWVTILFIGLFAMTDRIYGMLLLIFIPSIFKDSKDRTTIGSLVTLVSWMSLMLISWIEGSFLESIGLKNMAVLLLVFLAISFALYIKMLRKTIFSSNSISNNT, encoded by the coding sequence ATGAAAAAATTTTTGACTCAAAGTAAAGGATGGGCATTAGTTATTGCCACTTTTGTTGTTGTTTTCTCTTTTAGCACCGTAGATCATGCCATCTCTCCTTTGGTGGAATGGTTAAGTTTTTTCTTTCACACCGGTGCAGAAAGAACTTTGTGGCTTATTTCTTCCTGTACTGCAGGTATTGTGCTCGGTTTATTTTTAGGACCGCAACTTTTAAAAACCTTTCGCATTTCTCAAGTTCTTTGGGCCAGCTTGTTGATGATGGTGGGAGGAATATGGGCTTTTGTCAGCATTCCCTTTTTTCCTGTTTCTTTACTAATTCGTCTTGTTTTCGGATTGGGAGCAGGTTTATTTAGCACCGTTTTATGGTGGCTGACATATGAAGCGATAGACAAACGTTTTTACCTTCCTATGATTATCGTTTTGACGGCCGCACGTCCAATGGCGGTGGCGGCAGGGGTTCCGTTGGTTTTGTACTCAAGTACTTTGCTTAATTGGCGGGTATCGTTTGCTATTACAGGTGTTTTAATTGCTCTGTTTTGCACCGCTTTTATTTTTACCGCTCCCCCTGATAATAAAGAAAAATCAAAATTCACCCTTATGGCTTTGTTCAAAACGTATCAAACGGCATGGAAAACACCTCATTTAAAAGATTTTTTTACCGCCATGTTGATTAACCGTTTGTGTTATTTTGGATTTTATTCCATGCTGGGATTATGGTTTATCGGTCATTATCAACTTTCAACACCTCAATTAGCACGCCCTTTGATGGCCATCGGCCTCTGCGAAACCATCATCAATTTTGTGGTGCCTGTATTGATGAAAATAGGACAAAAAAAATTATTTTATTTATCCCTTCTTTTTAATATTGTGTTTTTTGGTTTATTTGCATGGGGAGCCTTGCCGTTATGGGTCACTATTTTGTTCATCGGATTGTTTGCTATGACAGATCGCATTTATGGCATGTTGCTGCTTATTTTTATCCCTTCTATTTTCAAAGACTCCAAAGACCGCACCACCATCGGCAGTTTGGTGACTTTGGTTTCTTGGATGTCTTTGATGTTAATTTCATGGATAGAGGGAAGTTTTTTAGAAAGCATAGGACTAAAAAACATGGCGGTCCTTTTGTTAGTATTTTTGGCTATCAGCTTTGCGCTATATATCAAAATGCTACGTAAAACTATTTTTTCTTCGAACAGCATTTCCAACAACACATAA
- a CDS encoding AI-2E family transporter: protein MFKKITAQDYAPINNACLLILAGTALTWILIYAKTVLMPFVIAVFFYIVLNTIAAWIQKKWQIPHLLGVVLGVCLFLGVAGLSIAFVSNSISSFVDGANSYAGKLNDTISWFLYNASKLGVKINSEFISDTINKLPLLNMAKSMGGGVMSFVSNTMLVCLFLIFLFMGRSNDEKNSLASSIEQQISYYLIIKILVSLLAAAVTWVILTIIGTELAFMFAVLTFVLNFIPNIGPFFATALPAPVLFLQYGIDWHLIVGISLLIAAHFVIGNILETKWLGKGMDLNPVVVIASLIFWALVWGAVGALLAVPLTSITKMILERSEPTKPFADLLAGRLPFK from the coding sequence ATGTTTAAAAAAATTACAGCGCAAGACTACGCCCCTATCAACAATGCCTGTCTGCTTATTCTGGCAGGTACTGCGCTTACTTGGATTTTGATTTATGCCAAAACGGTACTGATGCCTTTTGTGATTGCCGTTTTCTTCTACATTGTACTTAACACTATTGCAGCATGGATACAAAAAAAATGGCAAATTCCTCATTTGCTGGGTGTTGTTTTAGGAGTATGTCTGTTCTTAGGAGTGGCAGGATTGTCTATTGCCTTTGTATCCAACTCCATCTCCTCCTTTGTGGACGGAGCCAATTCTTACGCAGGCAAATTAAATGACACCATCTCTTGGTTCTTGTATAACGCAAGCAAACTTGGTGTTAAAATCAATTCCGAATTTATTTCTGACACCATCAACAAACTTCCTTTGCTGAATATGGCCAAAAGCATGGGAGGAGGCGTGATGTCCTTTGTCTCTAATACAATGTTGGTTTGTTTGTTCTTAATTTTCTTATTTATGGGCAGGTCCAATGATGAAAAAAATTCTTTGGCTTCCTCCATCGAACAACAAATCTCCTATTATTTAATTATCAAAATTCTGGTTTCTTTATTAGCCGCCGCAGTCACGTGGGTTATTTTAACCATCATTGGTACGGAGTTGGCGTTCATGTTTGCAGTGCTGACTTTTGTACTTAATTTTATCCCCAATATCGGGCCTTTTTTCGCCACCGCCTTACCGGCCCCTGTTTTATTTTTACAGTATGGAATAGATTGGCATTTGATCGTAGGAATCAGTTTGCTGATTGCGGCACATTTTGTGATTGGAAATATTCTGGAAACCAAATGGCTGGGTAAAGGCATGGATTTAAATCCGGTCGTAGTAATTGCTTCCTTAATCTTTTGGGCCTTGGTTTGGGGGGCAGTGGGAGCACTGCTTGCCGTTCCTTTAACCTCTATTACCAAAATGATTTTGGAACGCAGCGAACCGACTAAACCCTTTGCCGATTTATTAGCCGGTCGTTTGCCGTTTAAATAA
- a CDS encoding MFS transporter, protein MKKLSPWFFIPSLYFLEGLPYVLINVVSGALYTKMGIPNDVFVFWTGFLYLPWTLKMFWSPLIDGYSTKRRWLLWGQFLAAVIFSFVAFSLSWNCFFTASLLGFAVGAFVSATCDIATDGYYMLSLSANQQGYFVGIRTIFYRLAMIFGGGTLLMIIGSWEKQTANIVLAWKWGLLLIAGLFVVLGLYHVWLLPRPDSDRPAMASSQGKMAFTEAFKTYFSQKNIGYILLFILFYRLGDAFLEKIITPFLIGPVDSGALGLSTAQLGFIKGTLGLGAIIAGNLAGGWLLGKYGFKKCIWPFAFILILPNFFYAYMAWAKPGIAVISGLIALEHLGNGLAMMAFSIFIMYVSQGPYKTSHYAISTGIMALGMMLPSMLSGKMQVALGYEAFFALCAIFSLITLAIVPLTFKIKSIEETEKLFRENKASIGEMD, encoded by the coding sequence ATGAAAAAATTGTCTCCCTGGTTTTTTATTCCTTCTCTTTATTTTTTAGAGGGATTACCTTACGTGCTTATAAACGTTGTATCGGGTGCGCTTTATACCAAGATGGGCATACCCAATGACGTCTTTGTTTTTTGGACCGGTTTTTTGTACCTTCCTTGGACTTTAAAAATGTTTTGGAGTCCTTTAATAGACGGCTATAGCACCAAACGTCGTTGGCTTTTGTGGGGCCAATTTTTGGCGGCTGTCATTTTCTCTTTTGTAGCCTTTTCTTTGAGTTGGAATTGTTTTTTTACCGCTTCGTTATTAGGTTTTGCCGTAGGAGCCTTTGTTTCTGCCACGTGTGATATCGCTACCGACGGCTACTATATGCTTTCTCTTTCTGCTAATCAACAGGGATATTTCGTTGGCATTCGCACCATTTTTTACCGCTTGGCTATGATTTTTGGCGGTGGCACACTGCTGATGATTATCGGTTCTTGGGAAAAACAAACCGCTAATATTGTGCTTGCATGGAAATGGGGTTTGCTGTTAATAGCAGGCCTTTTTGTTGTATTGGGCTTATATCATGTATGGCTTTTGCCTCGTCCCGATTCTGACCGTCCGGCCATGGCTTCTTCTCAAGGGAAAATGGCTTTTACAGAGGCATTCAAAACTTATTTTTCTCAAAAAAATATCGGATACATCCTTCTCTTTATTTTATTTTACCGATTAGGAGATGCTTTCCTGGAAAAAATTATCACCCCCTTTTTGATTGGCCCTGTAGACAGCGGTGCTTTGGGGTTGTCTACCGCGCAACTTGGTTTTATTAAGGGCACGTTGGGTTTGGGTGCCATTATTGCAGGCAATTTGGCAGGAGGGTGGCTATTGGGAAAATACGGATTTAAAAAATGCATTTGGCCTTTTGCTTTCATCTTAATTTTGCCTAATTTCTTTTACGCTTATATGGCTTGGGCCAAACCCGGTATTGCTGTTATATCAGGATTAATTGCTTTGGAACATTTAGGCAATGGGCTTGCCATGATGGCTTTTTCTATTTTTATTATGTACGTTTCTCAAGGGCCGTACAAAACTTCCCATTATGCTATTTCCACCGGCATTATGGCTTTGGGAATGATGCTTCCCTCTATGCTTTCAGGCAAAATGCAAGTAGCGCTGGGATATGAGGCTTTTTTTGCGCTTTGTGCTATTTTCAGTTTAATTACTCTGGCCATTGTACCGCTTACCTTTAAAATTAAATCCATCGAAGAAACTGAAAAACTTTTTCGAGAAAACAAAGCATCTATAGGAGAGATGGACTAA
- the murQ gene encoding N-acetylmuramic acid 6-phosphate etherase — MSKIRLIPTETVNMHTQKLGQSSVKQIAHLINAEDFNAARAVKKAADSISQTIQLAAETFLNGGKIIFIGAGTSGRLGVLEAAECVPTFGTKPSQIIGIIAGGKKAMFRSQEGAEDDTMQGCKDILKVAKEKDLVIGLTASGITPYVLAALKQAKSIGAQTVLLACNQQADISFADIFIFLDTGAEALNGSTRMKAGTATKMALNAISTGAMARAGKVYGNLMIDVQPTNQKLIGRAIRLICTIAQTDEKTAEKLLYSSGKSVKTAIVMHLKKLNKKQAEKLIKKHHGFLEGALRES; from the coding sequence ATGTCTAAAATCCGCTTAATTCCCACCGAAACAGTAAATATGCATACGCAGAAATTAGGCCAATCTTCAGTCAAGCAAATCGCACACCTGATTAATGCAGAAGATTTTAATGCTGCACGCGCTGTAAAAAAAGCGGCTGATTCTATCAGCCAAACTATTCAGTTGGCAGCGGAAACTTTTTTAAACGGCGGAAAAATTATTTTCATCGGAGCCGGGACCAGCGGTAGGTTAGGAGTATTGGAAGCGGCAGAATGTGTGCCTACTTTCGGCACCAAACCCTCACAAATTATAGGCATTATCGCCGGCGGGAAAAAAGCCATGTTTCGCTCTCAAGAAGGGGCTGAAGACGACACCATGCAAGGGTGTAAAGATATTTTAAAAGTTGCCAAAGAGAAAGATTTGGTTATCGGGTTAACTGCCAGCGGTATTACTCCCTACGTATTAGCCGCTTTAAAACAAGCCAAATCTATCGGAGCACAAACAGTTCTGCTGGCTTGTAATCAACAGGCAGATATATCCTTTGCCGATATTTTTATTTTCTTAGATACAGGAGCAGAAGCACTAAACGGATCCACCCGTATGAAGGCCGGCACCGCCACCAAAATGGCTTTAAATGCCATTTCCACCGGAGCGATGGCACGCGCCGGAAAAGTATACGGCAATCTAATGATAGATGTGCAACCCACCAATCAAAAACTCATTGGGCGGGCCATACGCCTTATTTGTACTATTGCTCAAACAGACGAAAAAACGGCTGAAAAGTTGCTTTATTCTTCCGGCAAAAGCGTTAAAACGGCCATTGTCATGCATTTAAAAAAACTCAACAAAAAACAAGCAGAAAAACTTATCAAGAAACATCATGGTTTTTTGGAAGGAGCCTTACGTGAGTCATAA
- a CDS encoding anhydro-N-acetylmuramic acid kinase produces MSHKKIILGLMSGTSCDGLTVCAVLPHPFKILGFKNYPYTTALQKRLLLASQCQAAELSSLHFELGKLYAQKTLLFLKQFRFKKEDIFAVGMHGQTVYHGPNDAQPNTLQIAEPSFLAEALGRPVVSNFRERDIVSGGEGAPLIPFFDEYLFGKSAPKILLNLGGISNISVVGKGVKTQGFDCGPANTLMDLACEKFLNIPFDKNGALAMQGKPNFSLIKKLLKQSYFSAKPPKSLDKNQFGKAYLEKYFSAYSAKNIYDLLATLNLFTAAAVADAIERFVPKKLQKEIIVSGGGTYNKTLLLNLQKQTGIPVKTSSQIGIDPQAKEAAAFAVMAWLTLQRKSNHCPQATGAKKKVILGRITL; encoded by the coding sequence GTGAGTCATAAAAAAATCATATTAGGGCTTATGAGTGGCACCAGTTGCGACGGTTTAACCGTTTGCGCTGTTCTTCCTCACCCGTTTAAAATTCTCGGTTTTAAAAACTATCCTTATACTACAGCTTTACAAAAAAGATTGCTTCTCGCGTCGCAATGCCAAGCGGCAGAACTTTCTTCTTTGCACTTTGAACTTGGCAAATTGTATGCGCAAAAAACGCTTTTATTTTTAAAACAATTTCGCTTTAAAAAAGAAGATATTTTTGCCGTCGGCATGCATGGACAAACCGTTTATCATGGTCCAAACGATGCACAACCAAACACGTTGCAAATTGCAGAGCCTTCTTTTTTGGCCGAAGCATTAGGACGGCCTGTAGTGAGTAATTTTAGAGAAAGAGATATTGTGTCGGGTGGAGAAGGAGCCCCTTTGATTCCTTTTTTTGATGAGTATTTATTTGGGAAATCAGCACCCAAAATATTACTCAATTTAGGCGGCATCTCTAATATTTCTGTTGTGGGAAAAGGCGTAAAAACACAAGGGTTTGATTGTGGTCCGGCTAATACGCTGATGGACTTGGCCTGCGAAAAATTTTTAAACATTCCCTTTGATAAAAATGGTGCTTTAGCCATGCAAGGCAAACCCAATTTCTCCCTTATCAAAAAACTTTTAAAGCAATCCTATTTCTCTGCAAAACCACCCAAAAGTTTAGATAAGAATCAATTTGGCAAAGCCTATTTAGAAAAATATTTTTCTGCTTATTCTGCTAAAAATATATATGATTTATTGGCCACTTTAAACCTTTTTACGGCAGCCGCCGTAGCAGATGCCATTGAGCGTTTTGTTCCTAAAAAACTGCAAAAAGAAATTATTGTTTCCGGCGGAGGAACTTACAATAAAACATTGCTGTTAAATTTGCAAAAACAAACAGGAATCCCTGTTAAAACATCGTCTCAAATCGGCATCGACCCTCAAGCCAAAGAAGCAGCTGCTTTTGCCGTAATGGCTTGGCTTACCTTGCAACGCAAAAGCAACCATTGTCCGCAAGCAACGGGAGCGAAGAAAAAAGTTATCTTGGGAAGGATTACTTTATGA
- a CDS encoding nucleoside deaminase gives MQQHKKFLAEAVRLAQENVGTGRGGPFGAVIVKDGEIIARASNQVLATNDPTMHAEVSAIRQACAKLSSFELKDCIIYSSCEPCPMCLGAIYWARPKALYFAADQHTAAKHGFDDKFIYDEIAVPKEQRQIKTLRIVLDTQEEPFKEWTAKEDKTQY, from the coding sequence ATGCAACAACATAAAAAGTTTTTAGCCGAAGCGGTTAGGTTAGCACAGGAAAATGTGGGCACCGGTCGCGGAGGGCCGTTTGGTGCCGTTATTGTAAAGGACGGAGAAATTATTGCCCGCGCCAGCAACCAAGTATTAGCAACCAATGACCCTACCATGCATGCGGAAGTTTCTGCCATTCGTCAGGCCTGTGCGAAGTTGAGTTCTTTTGAGTTGAAAGATTGTATTATTTATTCTTCTTGTGAGCCTTGTCCTATGTGTTTGGGGGCTATATATTGGGCCAGACCCAAAGCCTTATATTTTGCAGCAGACCAGCATACCGCTGCCAAGCATGGGTTTGATGATAAATTTATCTACGATGAGATCGCTGTTCCTAAAGAACAACGTCAAATAAAAACGCTGCGCATTGTGCTAGATACACAAGAAGAACCGTTTAAAGAGTGGACGGCTAAAGAAGATAAAACACAATATTAA
- a CDS encoding ComEC family competence protein yields MHYTHYKRPLLWVLIFYICCLSFFYQPHPSKKDISAFIPSPDITLTAQVDSFPTVKSHSATAILKVYSANGQKTQGYVYARFPQDFPAWKQTLQLTGKLQKPYTVSLLGNFDWGQYLAHKNIFAEIKVSQYHVLQKTPLLYQWIYNFRQDILNVFEQNFPADLAAIASGVLLGEKTQIDPVLYMAFQDSGAIHLLVASGGNVAFVTWMVFAFCGLFSLSRRKTAFIALFIAGIYTMIAGADAPLTRAYFMSVCTVLGYILHRNSGVFQGLILSCLVILIFNPCSLFETGFQMSFLATLGIVVCLNNYDISYQCPRWLRFFSQIFLATLSAQLALFPIFTNVFYKVSWMSLFANMLLVPFASFLMAVSFLFYAFSCLHLGWLLKPLMGFSLWLFKSLVLFFGQGSFSSMVVPAWRMGSIVIYYAGLFLLFHLPQREFVKRIYKPVLFGIFLIFILQESCFSHNKLWLLNDWNKNSILLSSSTGKYILIGAEIDGEKLAKALLKAGSKKLDAVLINQNISAQMQEVEKLKKYIDVQEVIIAFSNIWPQEEQVLGDITVKAQWGLLLNREKKLWQNRGYTGDRDCLSYQIRGKDFSFITAGNNRFILKEDKRIDNIRNGTKKMVF; encoded by the coding sequence ATGCACTATACTCACTACAAAAGACCTCTTTTGTGGGTGCTGATATTTTATATTTGTTGTTTGTCTTTTTTCTATCAACCGCACCCCTCAAAGAAAGATATTTCTGCCTTTATACCTTCACCAGACATTACCTTGACGGCGCAAGTAGACAGTTTTCCGACTGTTAAATCTCACTCTGCCACCGCTATCTTAAAAGTATATTCCGCTAATGGCCAGAAAACGCAAGGATATGTTTATGCTCGTTTTCCTCAAGATTTTCCCGCTTGGAAACAGACATTACAATTAACGGGGAAACTTCAAAAACCGTATACTGTTTCTTTGCTTGGTAATTTTGATTGGGGGCAATACTTAGCCCATAAAAATATTTTTGCTGAAATCAAAGTATCTCAATATCATGTATTGCAAAAAACGCCTCTTTTGTATCAGTGGATTTATAATTTTCGACAAGATATTTTAAATGTTTTTGAGCAGAATTTTCCTGCTGATTTAGCTGCTATCGCCAGCGGAGTTTTGCTGGGAGAGAAAACGCAAATAGACCCTGTCTTATATATGGCTTTTCAAGATAGCGGAGCTATTCATTTGTTGGTGGCTTCAGGAGGAAATGTGGCTTTTGTCACGTGGATGGTTTTTGCCTTTTGCGGTTTGTTTTCTTTAAGCAGACGAAAAACTGCCTTTATTGCTTTGTTTATAGCGGGCATCTATACCATGATTGCCGGTGCTGATGCTCCGCTGACGAGGGCTTATTTTATGTCTGTCTGTACGGTGTTAGGATATATTTTGCACAGAAACAGTGGTGTTTTTCAGGGTTTAATTCTGTCTTGTTTGGTGATTTTGATTTTTAATCCTTGCTCTTTGTTTGAAACGGGTTTTCAAATGTCTTTTTTGGCCACATTGGGTATTGTGGTTTGTTTAAATAATTATGATATTTCTTATCAATGTCCTCGTTGGTTGCGCTTTTTTTCTCAAATCTTTTTGGCCACTTTAAGCGCGCAGTTGGCTCTTTTTCCTATTTTTACCAATGTGTTTTATAAAGTTTCTTGGATGAGCCTCTTTGCTAATATGCTTTTGGTGCCTTTTGCCTCTTTTTTGATGGCAGTTAGTTTTTTGTTTTATGCGTTTTCGTGTTTGCATCTTGGTTGGTTATTAAAACCTTTGATGGGATTTTCTTTGTGGTTGTTTAAAAGTTTGGTTTTGTTTTTCGGGCAGGGTTCTTTTTCTTCGATGGTGGTCCCCGCATGGAGAATGGGAAGCATTGTTATTTATTATGCAGGGCTTTTTTTGCTTTTTCATTTACCGCAGAGGGAGTTTGTCAAAAGAATTTATAAACCTGTTTTGTTTGGTATCTTTTTGATTTTTATATTGCAAGAAAGTTGTTTCTCTCACAACAAATTATGGCTTTTGAATGATTGGAATAAAAACAGTATTTTGCTGTCTTCTTCCACTGGCAAATACATATTAATCGGTGCAGAAATAGACGGAGAAAAACTGGCAAAAGCCCTACTAAAAGCCGGAAGTAAAAAGTTAGATGCTGTGTTGATAAATCAAAATATTTCTGCTCAGATGCAAGAAGTGGAAAAACTAAAAAAGTATATTGATGTGCAAGAAGTAATAATTGCTTTTTCGAACATTTGGCCACAAGAAGAACAGGTGCTGGGGGATATAACGGTGAAGGCCCAATGGGGTTTGCTTTTAAACAGAGAAAAGAAATTATGGCAAAATCGCGGTTATACAGGTGACAGAGACTGTTTGTCTTATCAAATCAGGGGAAAAGATTTTTCTTTTATTACCGCAGGGAACAACCGCTTTATATTAAAAGAAGACAAACGGATAGACAATATCAGAAACGGCACGAAAAAAATGGTTTTTTAA
- the recR gene encoding recombination protein RecR, which translates to MQSLDRLVRALRRMPGVGPRQAERFAAYFLRAPQGEVEEFVSAVISMKQDVKLCSVCYAYSEKDLCEVCSDPDRDPSSICVVEDPQNIEIIEKTGIFKGLYHVLHGAISPMEGKGAEHVKIKELLTRLQESKVPVQEVIIATDPDTEGETTALYLADLLRDMVPRVSRIGYGVPLGGDLDYLDEMTLLYSLKGRTKI; encoded by the coding sequence ATGCAAAGTTTGGACCGCTTAGTTCGTGCGTTGCGCAGAATGCCGGGTGTAGGCCCCAGACAGGCTGAGCGGTTTGCCGCCTATTTTTTACGCGCTCCTCAGGGAGAGGTGGAAGAATTTGTTTCTGCGGTAATTTCAATGAAACAAGATGTAAAGTTATGTTCTGTTTGTTATGCTTATAGCGAGAAGGATCTTTGTGAAGTTTGCTCCGATCCGGACAGAGACCCAAGTTCTATTTGTGTAGTAGAAGACCCGCAGAATATTGAAATTATTGAAAAAACAGGTATTTTTAAAGGACTTTATCATGTATTGCATGGGGCTATTTCTCCGATGGAAGGAAAAGGGGCCGAGCATGTGAAAATAAAGGAACTTTTAACCCGTCTGCAAGAGAGCAAAGTGCCCGTCCAAGAGGTTATTATTGCCACTGATCCGGACACCGAAGGGGAAACCACCGCCTTGTATCTGGCGGATTTGTTGCGCGATATGGTGCCGCGCGTAAGCCGCATAGGATATGGGGTTCCTTTAGGCGGAGATTTAGATTATTTAGATGAAATGACTTTGCTCTATTCTTTAAAAGGCCGGACTAAAATTTAA